A portion of the Phacochoerus africanus isolate WHEZ1 chromosome 5, ROS_Pafr_v1, whole genome shotgun sequence genome contains these proteins:
- the SNN gene encoding stannin: MSIMDHSPTTGVVTVIVILIAIAALGALILGCWCYLRLQRISQSEDEESIVGDGETKEPFLLVQYSAKGPCVERKAKLTPTGPEVHG; this comes from the coding sequence ATGTCTATCATGGACCACAGCCCCACCACCGGGGTGGTCACGGTCATCGTCATCCTCATCGCCATCGCGGCCCTGGGGGCGCTCATCCTGGGCTGCTGGTGCTACCTGCGGCTGCAGCGCATCAGCCAGTCAGAGGACGAGGAGAGCATCGTCGGGGATGGCGAGACCAAGGAGCCCTTCCTGCTGGTGCAGTACTCGGCCAAGGGGCCGTGCGTGGAGAGGAAGGCCAAGCTGACCCCCACCGGCCCGGA